The genomic interval TCGGCAGACATGTTGTCCTGGTTGTTGATGAAGTACGGAGACAGGAAGCCGCGATCGAACTGCATACCTTCGACTACGTCGAGCTCGTCTTCCAGGCCGCGGCCTTCTTCAACGGTAATGACGCCTTCTTTACCTACGCGCTCCATGGCGTCGGCAATCAGCTTACCGATGGTCTCGTCGCCGTTGGCAGAGATGGTGCCTACCTGGGCGATGTTGCGGCTGTCGTCGCACGGCTTGGCCATGTCACGGATTGCCTTGACCGCTTCGGTAGTGGCTTTGTCGATACCGCGCTTCAGGTCCATCGGGTTCATGCCGGCAGTCACTGCCTTCACGCCCTCGTTGACAATGGCCTGGGCCAGAACGGTTGCGGTGGTGGTACCGTCACCGGCGGTGTCGTTGGCCTGGGAAGCGACTTCCTTGACCATCTGGGCGCCCATGTTCTCGAACTTGTCGTGCAGCTCGATTTCTTTCGCTACAGACACACCGTCTTTAGTGATGGTCGGCGCACCGAAAGATTTTTCCAGAACCACGTTGCGGCCTTTCGGGCCGAGGGTCACTTTTACTGCGTCTGCCAGTACGTTGACGCCTGCGACCATGCGCTTGCGAGCGCTATCACCGAATTTAACGTCTTTTGCTGCCATGTCTTCTATTCCTGTTCGTTAAACCGAAGTTACTGAATAAATCGGATTAATGAGGGTTCGTGCGAGTCGCCTAAGCGATCACTCAAGCACGCCTTGAATGTTTTCCTCGCTCATGATGAGCAACTCCTCACCATCAATCTCTACGGTAGAAGTCCTGCCAAACTGCTCGAAAACCACGGTATCACCTACCTTTACTGACAAGGCGCGCGTTTCACCGTTGTCCAGGATGCGACCGTTGCCTACGGCAACGACTTCGCCCTGGGACGGCTTCTCTTTGGCGTTACCCGGCAGCACGATGCCACCTGCAGTTTTCTCTTCTTCTTCCTTACGGCGCACGACAACACGATCGTGTAGCGGACGAATTTTCATTGCTCGGCTTCTCCAATAGTCAGATTAATGTGGCAATGACATTTGCTGTTAAAAAGGTCGGACTTGCAAAGCGTCATCCGGCCAAATTGCCCGGCTGCCTAACTTGCTGTTTTCCAGCCGTTATCAGCCTGCAGCGAACTTGTGCAACTTATGTGGGGTTCGCGTAGGGGTTTTCAACACCCCTGACTCAAAATTTTTCACTTTTTTTCGATGCGATCATGGTCGCTTTCGGTCTGATCCTGATACTCGCCTTCGATGATGTTGCCCTCGCTGTCACGGTCAAACGGACGCTGCCGGCCGAACGGGTTTTCACCGGCTCCACCGAAGGGATCCTGACCAAACGGACCGGTGCCCCCACCGGCGCGGAAATGGAAGCCGCGGCTCTGGCCGGAAACCACCATGCGCTTCAGGGCTTGCGACGCCAGCCAGTGACGAGAGCCTGGCAGCAGGCACAAAAAACCGATGGTGTCGGTGATAAAACCGGGGGTAAGCAGCAGTGCACCGCCGACCGCCAGGATCAACCCTTCGGCGACTTCTTTCGCGGGCAGCTCGCCGCTGTTCAGGCGCTGATTGGCCTTCAGCAACGTGGCCATGCCCTGCTGCCGCAATAACCAGGCACCAATGACTGCGGTCAACAACACCAGCCCGATAGTATTCAGCACGCCGATGATGCCGCCCACCTTGATGAGCACCGCCATTTCGGCCACTGGCATAACGATAAAAAGAAAAAGGAACACGGACATCAGAACCTCAGGGTCTGAAGTGGGTTTGAGAAGGTCTGGTATACTCCGCGCACTCAGTACACGCAACACCATCTGATTTGTTGATTAGGGCGAAACATGAAACTTCAAGATTCTGTGATTGCAATTACCGGCGGCGGCCAGGGCCTTGGCCGTGCCATGGCCGAGTATCTGGCGGCCAAGGGTGCGCGACTGGCGCTGATTGATTTGATGCCGGAGAAACTGGCCGAAGCGGCCGAGGCCTGCAAGCAGGCCGGCGGCGATGCCAAAACCTACGTCTGCAATGTGGCGAAGGAAGAGGACGTTGTTCACACCTTCGAAGGTATCGTGGGCGACTTCGGCCAGTTGAATGGCCTGATCAATAACGCCGGCATTCTCCGTGACGGTCTGATGGTGAAAGGCAAGGACGGTCAGGTGGAGAGGCGCATGGAGCTTGCCCAGTGGCAGGCGGTGATTGATGTGAATCTGACCGGGGTTTTCCTGTGCGGCCGGGAAGCGTCTACCCAGATGATCAAGAATGGCGATCAGGGTGTGATCATTAATATTGCTTCGATCTCCCGGGCCGGCAACATGGGCCAAAGCAACTACTCGGCGGCGAAAGCGGGCGTGTCGGCGTTAGTGCCGGTGTGGGCGAAGGAGCTGGCTCGTTACGGCATTCGCTGCATGGGGATTGCGCCGGGCTTTATTGAGACGGAGATGACGGCGTCGATGAAGCCGGAGGCTTTGGAGAAGATGGCGGCTGGGATTCCGTTGAAGCGGATGGGCAAGCCGGAGGAGATTGCTTCGGCGGCGGCGTTTATTTTTGAGAACGATTATATGTCGGGGCGGATGATTGAGGTGGATGGGGCGCTTCGGCTTTAGCCTTCTCTTGTGAGTTCCTAGCCTGTTGGTTTTGGGGGCTGGTCAGGGCTGCCATTGGTAAATGCGCATGGGAATTTTGCCGTTTTTTACTTCTACTCCCTCCTGCTCTAGCAGCTTTTTTTGCCTGGCGAACGTTTCGGTGCCTTCTGGGAAGGCTATTTGGCCGTTGCTGCGGATTACTCGGTACCAGGGTACGGTGTGGCCGGCCGGGAGTTTGCCCAGGGCTCGGCCGATGTAGCGGGCTTGTCGGCCTAATCCGGCCATGCTGGCTACTTGGCCGTAGCTGGCGACTTTCCCCTCGGGAATTGCGAGTACAACCTGCCAGATTTTCTGATCTTTTGTAGCTTCCATAGCTCAGGACTCCCTGAGTGCGGGTTCTGACCCGGGCTCTATTTCTTCCTTCTTTCTTGGCGCCAGCGCGTCCAGTCTTTCGCCTTGGCGCATCATGAAGATGGCCAGCAGGATGGCGGGTACGCCCATGACTCCGGCAACCAGGAAGAACTGGGCGTAACCGAAATCGGCCACAACGATGCCGGAGAAGCCGCCGAGAAATTTGCCCGGCAAAGTCATCAATGAGCTGAATAAGGCGTACTGGGTAGCGGTAAATGAAGCGCTGGTCATGCTGCTGAGCCAGGCAATGAGGGCGACGTTGGCGATGCCTCCGCTGAGGTTATCGGCACTGACCACCACCGCCAGAGTGAAGATGTCGGGCGGATACTGGGCCAGCAGCACGAACAGCAAGTTTGTTGCCGCTGTCATGATGGCGCCCAGCAACAGGATTTTTCGCACGCCGTAACGGACCACCATCACACCACCGGCCAGGGAGCCGGCGATGGTCATGAAGAAGCCAAAGATCTTGGTGACGTCTGCCACCTGGGTTTTGCTGAAGCCCATGAAATCCAGATAGAACGGGTTGGCCATCACGCCCATGGCGATGTCGGAGATGCGATAGACCGCCACCATCACCAGAATTAGAACGGCCAGCTCCCGGTAGCGCCGGAAGAAATCCACGAAGGGGCCGGCGACCGCGGCGTAGAACCAGCCAACGGCTCGTGCCACACGGGGATTGAGATGAGCGCGTTTGGCGGCTTCCTGTTCGATTTTGTGGGCGATATCCTGAGCCGCGGCGAAATGATTGACGGTGGGTTCGCGCACGATCAGCACCGTGAGCATACCCACACCCACCAGTGCGGCCATCACTTCATAGGAAACCTGCCAGGACCAGAACTCGGCCAGGTAAAGCGCACCCGCACCAGCCACCAGTAACGCCAGGCGATAGCCGAAGATGTAGGTGGCCGCCAACGCGGCCTGCAGCCGCTCTTCGGCGATTTCTATGCGGTAGGCATCGATGGCCACGTCCTGGGTCGCAGAGGAAAAGGCCACCAGCAGCCCACATAGGGCCATCATTTCCGGCGCCGTAGTGGCGTCCACCTGGGCCATCAGATACAGCCCGGTGGCGATGCCCGCCTGGGCCAGGATGATCCAGCTGCGCCGCTTACCCAGCAGGCGATCGAGCAGCGGCAGTTTCAGCCGGTCGACCACCGGTGCCCAGAACACCTTGATAGAATAGGTAATCCCCAGCCAGCTGAAAAAGCCGATGGTGGCCGTTTCCACGCCCACATCCGCCAACCGGGCATTCAGGGTGGAAAACACCAGCAGGAACGGCAGCCCCGCCGAGAACCCGAGAAACAGCAGGGCAACAACCTGCCATCGCGTGTAGGTGTAAATCGCTTCCCGGATTAGGGCGCGGCGGTCGCTGGAGAAGATGGTAAAACCTCCGACTCAGTCGCGGAAATTGTTGAACTGCAGAGGAATATCGAGCTCGGCCTCGCGCAGCATCGCCATTGCGGCCTGCAGGTCGTCCCGCTTCTTGCCGGTTACACGGACT from Marinobacter sp. LA51 carries:
- a CDS encoding co-chaperone GroES, coding for MKIRPLHDRVVVRRKEEEEKTAGGIVLPGNAKEKPSQGEVVAVGNGRILDNGETRALSVKVGDTVVFEQFGRTSTVEIDGEELLIMSEENIQGVLE
- a CDS encoding FxsA family protein, with protein sequence MSVFLFLFIVMPVAEMAVLIKVGGIIGVLNTIGLVLLTAVIGAWLLRQQGMATLLKANQRLNSGELPAKEVAEGLILAVGGALLLTPGFITDTIGFLCLLPGSRHWLASQALKRMVVSGQSRGFHFRAGGGTGPFGQDPFGGAGENPFGRQRPFDRDSEGNIIEGEYQDQTESDHDRIEKK
- a CDS encoding SDR family oxidoreductase; its protein translation is MKLQDSVIAITGGGQGLGRAMAEYLAAKGARLALIDLMPEKLAEAAEACKQAGGDAKTYVCNVAKEEDVVHTFEGIVGDFGQLNGLINNAGILRDGLMVKGKDGQVERRMELAQWQAVIDVNLTGVFLCGREASTQMIKNGDQGVIINIASISRAGNMGQSNYSAAKAGVSALVPVWAKELARYGIRCMGIAPGFIETEMTASMKPEALEKMAAGIPLKRMGKPEEIASAAAFIFENDYMSGRMIEVDGALRL
- a CDS encoding MGMT family protein; amino-acid sequence: MEATKDQKIWQVVLAIPEGKVASYGQVASMAGLGRQARYIGRALGKLPAGHTVPWYRVIRSNGQIAFPEGTETFARQKKLLEQEGVEVKNGKIPMRIYQWQP
- a CDS encoding AmpG family muropeptide MFS transporter, giving the protein MFSSDRRALIREAIYTYTRWQVVALLFLGFSAGLPFLLVFSTLNARLADVGVETATIGFFSWLGITYSIKVFWAPVVDRLKLPLLDRLLGKRRSWIILAQAGIATGLYLMAQVDATTAPEMMALCGLLVAFSSATQDVAIDAYRIEIAEERLQAALAATYIFGYRLALLVAGAGALYLAEFWSWQVSYEVMAALVGVGMLTVLIVREPTVNHFAAAQDIAHKIEQEAAKRAHLNPRVARAVGWFYAAVAGPFVDFFRRYRELAVLILVMVAVYRISDIAMGVMANPFYLDFMGFSKTQVADVTKIFGFFMTIAGSLAGGVMVVRYGVRKILLLGAIMTAATNLLFVLLAQYPPDIFTLAVVVSADNLSGGIANVALIAWLSSMTSASFTATQYALFSSLMTLPGKFLGGFSGIVVADFGYAQFFLVAGVMGVPAILLAIFMMRQGERLDALAPRKKEEIEPGSEPALRES